CCGCCAGCAAACTTTGAGGTGCTAGAGGCCGCCGACGGCATCAAAGGGCTGGAGATGATCCAGAAAGAAAAGCCTTGGATGATCATGCTAGATTTTTTACTGCCTCGGATGAGTGGATTTGAGGTTTATGAAACTTTGCAGCAAAGTGCCGAGCTTAGCCGTATCCCCCTAGTTTTGATGTCTGGACGAAAGGAAGAGGTAACCAGTAAGATTGCAGAGCCATTTGAAGATAAATATCTAGTATTTATTGAAAAACCTTTTGAGCAGAAAGAGTTGATCACAGCGATCAAACGAGCAATGGTCTTAGTACAAAAGCGTCCTCCTATCTCTCTCTTAGATCGAGGCACACCTAATGATGAACTTTTGCAAGAACGAAATGATGACCCTCTCATTAAACGCATCGAAGAATTAGAAACTAAGCAAAAGCTGTTAGAACAACAGATAGCATCTCAGCAGAAGCAATTCCAACAACTCGTTGACTTTATCAAGAAAAAACTCAAGTAAAAAATGCCTTGTTAACAATTGACAACAACAGAGGGATACTTTGACATCCCCTGATGTTGTTAGTTTTTTGATCACTTAGAGTGTGCGGATTTTATTGATTAACCGAACCATCAGGCATGATAGTTCCACTCAATTTTGTATGATCTAATTTAGCTAAGCTAAGATCAGCTTTCAGAAGGTTTGCACCTCTTAAGTTAGCATAGCTTAAATCAGCTCTGGTTAAAATTGCACCCCGAAAATCTACTTTTTCGAGATTAGCACGACTAAGATCTGCCCATCCAAGATCAGCCCCACGCAAATCCGAACCACTAAAGTTAATGTGAGTCAAGATTGATTCACTGAGGTCAATACCATGCAATGATACGCCTTGCATATCTGTGTCCTGTAAATGTGATTGCTCAAAGTTGCGATCGCCTTTAGCATAACGATCAAGTAATTCAGCCTTGGTTAGGGCCGCATGAGAAGGAAAAGTCATAGTTAAAGACTCAAAAGGTATTCTATTTCTCATATTAAGAGTAGATGCAGCGCCAAGTATCGACTCTATTAGATAAAGTTACACATTTATTTTTGTCATGACAGATTGGTTACAACGTACAGAATTACTAATTGGTGCAGACGGATTAAATAAGCTCAAACGTGCCAATGTTTTAGTCGTTGGCATGGGCGGGGTGGGGAGTTTTGCCGCAGAGTTCTTGTGCCGTGCTGGAATTGGACAGATGACTATTGTCGATGGCGATCGCGTTGATCCTTCCAATAAAAACCGTCAGATCGTAGCGCTTAATAGCACTATCGATATTCATAAGGCGGATGTGATGGCAGCAAGAATGCATGACATCAATCCAGACATGCAATTAACGGTTATTAAAGAATTTCTGACTCCAGACTTAATGATGGAGCTAGTAACAACTAAATTTGACTGGGTGCTAGATTGCATTGATAGTCTGCAACCCAAACTTTATTTCCTTGGTGCCGCCGCCACCAATGGCGTAAAAGTGGCTAGCAGCATGGGTGCTGGTGGTCGAGTCGATCCCCAGAAGGTAAGAATTGCACCAATTTTTGAAACTGATTGCTGTAGATTTGCTTACAAAATTCGCA
This genomic stretch from Pseudanabaena galeata CCNP1313 harbors:
- a CDS encoding pentapeptide repeat-containing protein, yielding MTFPSHAALTKAELLDRYAKGDRNFEQSHLQDTDMQGVSLHGIDLSESILTHINFSGSDLRGADLGWADLSRANLEKVDFRGAILTRADLSYANLRGANLLKADLSLAKLDHTKLSGTIMPDGSVNQ
- a CDS encoding tRNA threonylcarbamoyladenosine dehydratase, yielding MTDWLQRTELLIGADGLNKLKRANVLVVGMGGVGSFAAEFLCRAGIGQMTIVDGDRVDPSNKNRQIVALNSTIDIHKADVMAARMHDINPDMQLTVIKEFLTPDLMMELVTTKFDWVLDCIDSLQPKLYFLGAAATNGVKVASSMGAGGRVDPQKVRIAPIFETDCCRFAYKIRKGLRRKGFADANIIAVYSEELVNRESLQLTDGSNFKRSYYGTISYLPALFGLNLASIVIRDLIK
- a CDS encoding response regulator — encoded protein: MAAHKILVIDDSRVIRNMVRDMLPPANFEVLEAADGIKGLEMIQKEKPWMIMLDFLLPRMSGFEVYETLQQSAELSRIPLVLMSGRKEEVTSKIAEPFEDKYLVFIEKPFEQKELITAIKRAMVLVQKRPPISLLDRGTPNDELLQERNDDPLIKRIEELETKQKLLEQQIASQQKQFQQLVDFIKKKLK